In Daphnia pulex isolate KAP4 chromosome 7, ASM2113471v1, one genomic interval encodes:
- the LOC124197812 gene encoding uncharacterized protein LOC124197812 has product MGSKRNRGTEEHNASKKMKMDFLQEDESLVPVKLNDSCGHEVRLKATGNLSSCQQHRCAETHSPIEDRSAESDIIFPLYQSFRLMKTNEKTKNSTPPNEDIDTEEAIEELEWNGAGFVFCGNLAAQEHGWRFWKKAIKLRERNHIPKAILIQSESEKMACSNTSEFQSMEALEMLFWQSRRHWCMQAYLIARRISKKCDCFPNRFVVYHLFKSALQRWEKRKIPRHRAFTTSLHLFELFGETEFLDTLVRNETKSEDVVHSTFTEFFNTLRDPQRIKTELATVLTYDNLMTCLVFSFVYQVKVHDGAPIDQIILNPNLVIKSKAEKLEEISQLILVILKLMVSMPVSEAESERLKSQLEMYINIFELKRANVKPNLLLRVCTSHQGTPNEFKLIKLLLKAGADPNALDNHRRSPLHILTMKEQAYSHMWRSNSYLTRAQDFTSVVGAFLDGTFKDTQVDVYGKTALEYINIPITKYPNTKLCRMVGNFFFTRYLDSLRK; this is encoded by the coding sequence ATGGGTTCTAAAAGGAACAGAGGAACTGAGGAACATAATGCCTctaagaagatgaagatggatTTTCTTCAGGAAGATGAAAGCCTTGTCCCTGTGAAGTTGAATGATTCATGTGGACATGAAGTACGATTGAAAGCTACTGGCAACTTGTCTTCGTGTCAGCAGCACAGGTGTGCAGAAACTCATTCGCCTATTGAAGATCGTTCAGCCGAGTCCGATATAATTTTCCCACTGTACCAAAGTTTCCGGCTTATGAAAACGAACGAGAAGACTAAGAATTCGACTCCACCAAACGAAGACATTGATACAGAAGAGGCCATTGAAGAACTTGAATGGAATGGTGCTGGTTTcgttttttgtggaaatttaGCCGCTCAAGAACACGGGTGGCGTTTCTGGAAAAAGGCCATCAAGTTACGAGAAAGGAATCACATTCCAAAGGCCATTCTGATTCAATCGGAAAGTGAAAAGATGGCTTGTTCCAATACTTCTGAATTTCAATCAATGGAAGCACTCGAAATGTTGTTTTGGCAGAGTCGAAGGCATTGGTGTATGCAAGCATATTTAATCGCTCGGCGTATTTCGAAGAAATGTGACTGCTTTCCGAATAGATTTGTCGTCTACCATTTGTTCAAATCCGCTCTTCAACGATGGGAAAAACGCAAGATACCTCGTCACCGCGCTTTCACCACTTCCCTCCACCTGTTTGAGCTGTTTGGGGAAACAGAGTTTTTGGATACTCTAGTCCGCAATGAAACGAAGTCGGAAGATGTGGTCCACTCAACGTTCACCGAATTCTTCAACACCCTGAGGGACCCACAACGGATTAAAACCGAACTGGCTACAGTATTGACATACGACAATTTGATGACTTGcctggttttttctttcgtataCCAGGTGAAAGTTCACGATGGCGCTCCAATtgatcaaatcattttgaatccTAATCTAGTGATCAAGTCAAAAGCCGAAAAGCTAGAAGAAATTTCCCAGTTGATTCTTGTTATTCTTAAACTGATGGTGTCGATGCCAGTATCGGAAGCTGAAAGTGAAAGATTGAAGAGTCAGCTAGAAATGTACATCAACATCTTTGAACTTAAGCGGGCAAATGTTAAACCAAACCTCTTGCTTAGAGTATGCACGTCGCACCAAGGAACACCCAACGAGTTCAAGTTGATCAAGCTGTTGCTGAAAGCAGGAGCGGATCCCAACGCTCTAGATAATCATCGCCGCTCTCCTCTACACATTCTGACGATGAAAGAACAAGCTTATTCTCATATGTGGCGTTCAAATTCCTATTTAACTCGTGCTCAAGACTTCACTTCGGTGGTTGGAGCGTTTCTGGATGGAACTTTCAAGGATACTCAAGTCGATGTGTATGGAAAAACCGCTTTGGAATATATTAACATTCCCATCACAAAATACCCGAATACGAAACTATGCCGGATGGTaggcaatttctttttcacccgTTATCTTGATTCTCTGCGAAAGTAG